TTTGCTTCAGGAGCTCCTTGGAACGCTCTTTATCCGCTACCTTAATGGCATCCTTAAGCTCCTGCTCGATATGCTTCGGGTAATTCAGATTCAAGTAATGCTTGCCCGAGTTGATGTTCTCGTACTGAATGATGATGCCTTCGCCCAACTTAATGCGGTGCTTCAACGCCTCGAGCCCTTCACGGTACGCTATCGGCATATTTGTAAAAGTCTGTATCGGCAGACTCATGCCAATGCTGACTTGAAGGTGAAGATAGCTGGATATTTCCCGCTGCAGCTGCTCGGTTAGTCCGTACAGCTCGTTGCGAAATGTATGCTCGTCGGAGTCGGGGCTGCCGATCAACGTGACGACGGTTTGGTCCATGATGACGGGAGCCAGCCTCCGCTCAGGGGCGATGAGCTCCTCGACCATGTTATGGACGGCGAAGAGCAGCAGCTCGATATCCTGCTTTTCGTAACGGGAATTATCGATGGAGTCGATCTGCAGGGTGATGACGGACATCGTGTGCCACTCCGACATGTGGGTACCGTAACCGAATTGCTGCAGCTTCTCTATGATTTCGCCTTGACGCATATTGCCTTGGTAGGCTTTCATCAAGAACAGGGTACGCACCTGCTGGATATGCTGCCGAACTTCGTTCTCGAGTCGGGATTTGGACTGGAACAAATGGTGCACTTGCTCGCCGATCAGCTGGAACTCGTTGGCTTTGCGCTTGTTGTTCAAGCTCAACAAGGAGTCAATCTGACTCAGCAGGCGCTGGATCGGTGAATACATGCGGCGGGAGCCAAGCCAAGCGAGCAGTGTAGAAATCAGCAGCATCAGCAGACAGACATAGATCGTGTAGGTCCCGATTTTGTACGACTCCTTCGTCATGCTCTCGATGGAAGTCACGGACAAGTAGATCCAGCCATTCAGCTGGGAGCGAAGGTACGTCACCGCATACGGCTTTTTGCCGATTTCGGTTGTGAACTGTCCGTGCTGTCCAGACAGCTGGTCAAGGCCCGTTAAACCTGTTTCGCTCACCGGCTTGCCAATGAGTGACGAATCGGCGTTCATCAGGATTTGATGACTTTCACTGAGAATCATGATGTCGGTATAAGGCTGCTGCGTATCCGTGTTCAGCAAATCCTGCAGACTGCATGCAGGGATGTTGGCAAGTGCCATGCCGTACTGATCAAGTCCGGTGGTCGGCAGTTTCTTGACCAGGCTGATTTGGTAATCGCAGGTAACGCTGCGGGCGTTCTCTTCCGTGTAGAACCATTCCGATGGATTCAGGACCCAGGTGCTGTTCTCCGCCTGTTCCATCAGTTCCGCCAACTGCTTGTGGTACGGGTATTCATCAAGGGTGTAAAGCCCGGAATTTTTGATCATCCAGTTATAGCGTTTGTTAATCAGGACGACATCTTCTAGCCTCGTATCGAAGGATTGCATATACCGAATTTCGCTGCGCAAATCGTCATACAGCTTGAAATCGTTTACAGTCAGCGGTATATCGATCGCTTTTTTAGAACAGTAGAGTTGATCACTTGATTGAGGGTGTGGTTGACAGTCGTTAATTTCTGCTCTACATTGGAGTTAATTTGCATGATTAACTGCAT
This genomic window from Paenibacillus hexagrammi contains:
- a CDS encoding helix-turn-helix domain-containing protein, whose translation is MRSEIRYMQSFDTRLEDVVLINKRYNWMIKNSGLYTLDEYPYHKQLAELMEQAENSTWVLNPSEWFYTEENARSVTCDYQISLVKKLPTTGLDQYGMALANIPACSLQDLLNTDTQQPYTDIMILSESHQILMNADSSLIGKPVSETGLTGLDQLSGQHGQFTTEIGKKPYAVTYLRSQLNGWIYLSVTSIESMTKESYKIGTYTIYVCLLMLLISTLLAWLGSRRMYSPIQRLLSQIDSLLSLNNKRKANEFQLIGEQVHHLFQSKSRLENEVRQHIQQVRTLFLMKAYQGNMRQGEIIEKLQQFGYGTHMSEWHTMSVITLQIDSIDNSRYEKQDIELLLFAVHNMVEELIAPERRLAPVIMDQTVVTLIGSPDSDEHTFRNELYGLTEQLQREISSYLHLQVSIGMSLPIQTFTNMPIAYREGLEALKHRIKLGEGIIIQYENINSGKHYLNLNYPKHIEQELKDAIKVADKERSKELLKQMIQSVLDAPLSPQDYQIPLARLLNNLLIVMQESGVSLNQIHQGKGSLFEELLDLQTAADIEDWYWTQVVHPMIRIFRDRQDAQYHNISEKIIDLVQRYYDTDLTLEECASQLHYNANYLSSIFRKETNHSFSEYLTAYRFNMAKKWLAETDMPIKDISAKLRYNNSQNFIRSFRKLEGMTPGQYREKNAEK